In one window of Streptomyces sp. NBC_00193 DNA:
- a CDS encoding DNA-binding protein, with translation MGSGAGRPEKALDPQAGPTARFAGELRALRRAAGSVPYRELSARAGYSVTALSQAAAGNRLPSLPVTLAYAEVCGGARTEWERRWREAAAEAEAEAATEALATLELGADSGGTAPYRGLTRFEPEDEAVFFGREQLTDQLTALVAEHRFAVVLGPSGSGKSSLLRAGLIPRLRRSAPPLPPAAALRVLTPGEHPMRTHAPVLTPAAADGETWLIVDQFEEVFTLCTDPDERRDFLAALLAARHPGSRIRVVLAVRADFYANCLAHPALAEAARAAALPVGPLTAQEMRGAIVRPAAAAGLTVERALTARLVEEVTREPGSLPLLSHALLETWRRRRGRTLTLAGHEAAGGLRGALAQTAEEVYAALGPDRAPVARRLLLNLITPGDGAPDTRRPVPRDTLVPPDSPEAAEAGAVLDRLARARLVTLDQDVVDLAHEALITAWPRLRGWIDTDRERLRRHRRLTQATQNWLTRRRDTGALLRGGELAEAEATFADDTGRSAELVPTEREFLRAGLASRARTRRIRRGVTSVVGLLLVLLTVASTTAWQQGRDNVRQRVDAEIRKVKGEELAAAQLAAVAQGLRGSDPALAMRLSLAAWRVAETTETRSALLAASVQAESDAYDVPDEAGPWTSHPASPVRLSADGRIAVTVDVDSLRAWDVTKKTAVGPETALDPLALFRGISPDGRTALVQGGRAETEPASESGARRLDLVSGTALDAVPHPVGASIGWTAAEQVVADLDMDGATGRLSLRDARSGGTLLEVPTGRHPMWALSPDGRHLAVCARGGDAVGAFARADVPLKVWDVARRAELPASRPGACGVDSFRFTGDGAVLAAQEPGGVSLWDPVTGREPAGINHPGLTEMTTSPDGRFAAAVDGREILMWRLSAPERPVFRYSLTNGAASQLRIDPKDGVIRYLTERRLGDTVVRTISYGTAATADWNPEPASTGTFSADATTVAVDRRQGDSTWFEAYAVADGRRTASTPPADCPKAVPEPTGTPARHDCRVLLALSPDGRTLAHARTDFAEGSDAGEGQKETATRSQEPTLWDVPANTARPLPTDPEPPFAARMPITGMAVSPDGRSLLTTRAGVDTLDVRDVASGQRTRPQDLTKDRTSPVAKPRSDRSARVAVRPDGRLLATSSDTFDVTTGRRTERGPTTEQGGVMAYSPDNTRLAVGDTTGGVTLWDGEAERRLATLPAGADAIGLDSAKAVTALAFSPDGHTLAVAGASGTLRLWDVNSGRPLGPPLPTPGDGIVAVAFSPDGRTLHSAGEHSTVRTHQVTPDRLAESVCTRSGTGLSRSDWRTYLPDLPYRKTC, from the coding sequence ATGGGCAGCGGAGCGGGAAGGCCGGAGAAGGCGCTCGATCCACAGGCCGGCCCCACCGCCCGGTTCGCCGGTGAGCTCCGCGCACTGCGCCGCGCGGCCGGCTCCGTCCCCTACCGCGAACTGTCCGCGCGGGCCGGCTATTCGGTGACGGCGCTCTCCCAGGCAGCCGCCGGAAACCGGCTCCCGAGCCTGCCCGTGACGCTGGCCTACGCCGAGGTCTGCGGCGGCGCCCGGACGGAATGGGAACGCCGGTGGCGCGAGGCCGCCGCCGAAGCCGAGGCAGAAGCCGCGACCGAAGCCCTGGCCACCCTGGAACTCGGCGCCGACAGCGGGGGCACGGCGCCCTACCGGGGCCTGACACGCTTCGAACCCGAGGACGAGGCGGTGTTCTTCGGCCGGGAGCAGCTGACCGACCAACTGACCGCCCTGGTCGCCGAACACCGCTTCGCCGTCGTCCTCGGCCCCTCCGGCAGCGGCAAGTCCTCCCTGCTGCGGGCCGGCCTCATCCCGCGACTGCGCCGCTCCGCACCACCGCTGCCACCCGCCGCGGCCCTGCGCGTCCTGACCCCCGGCGAACACCCGATGCGGACCCACGCGCCGGTCCTCACCCCCGCCGCCGCAGACGGCGAGACCTGGCTGATCGTCGACCAGTTCGAGGAGGTCTTCACCCTCTGCACGGACCCCGACGAACGACGGGACTTCCTCGCGGCCCTCCTCGCCGCCCGCCACCCCGGAAGCCGGATCCGCGTGGTGCTCGCCGTGCGCGCCGACTTCTACGCGAACTGCCTGGCCCACCCCGCCCTGGCCGAGGCCGCCCGGGCCGCGGCCCTCCCCGTGGGCCCGCTGACAGCCCAGGAGATGCGCGGCGCGATCGTGCGCCCCGCGGCAGCGGCCGGCCTCACCGTCGAACGCGCCCTCACGGCCCGGCTCGTGGAAGAGGTCACCCGCGAACCCGGCAGCCTGCCGCTGCTCTCCCACGCCCTGCTGGAGACCTGGCGCCGCCGCCGCGGGCGCACGCTGACCCTGGCCGGACACGAGGCGGCCGGTGGTCTGCGCGGCGCCCTGGCCCAGACCGCCGAGGAGGTGTACGCGGCACTCGGGCCCGACCGAGCCCCCGTCGCGCGTCGCCTCCTGCTGAACCTGATCACCCCCGGCGACGGAGCCCCCGACACCCGGCGGCCCGTACCCCGCGACACCCTCGTGCCCCCGGACTCGCCGGAGGCCGCCGAAGCGGGGGCCGTGCTCGACCGGCTGGCCCGGGCCCGGCTCGTCACCCTGGACCAGGACGTCGTGGACCTGGCCCACGAGGCCCTGATCACCGCGTGGCCGCGGCTGCGCGGCTGGATCGACACCGATCGCGAACGGCTCCGGCGCCACCGCAGGCTGACCCAGGCCACCCAGAACTGGCTGACCCGCCGACGCGACACCGGGGCGCTCCTGCGCGGAGGCGAACTGGCCGAGGCGGAGGCCACGTTCGCCGACGACACGGGCCGCTCCGCCGAGCTGGTCCCGACGGAGCGGGAGTTCCTGCGTGCGGGCCTGGCGTCCCGCGCCCGCACGCGTCGGATCCGTCGCGGCGTCACCTCCGTCGTCGGCCTCCTCCTCGTCCTCCTCACGGTGGCGAGCACGACCGCCTGGCAGCAGGGCCGCGACAACGTCCGGCAGCGGGTCGACGCCGAGATCCGCAAGGTCAAGGGGGAGGAACTGGCCGCCGCTCAGCTGGCAGCAGTGGCCCAGGGCCTACGGGGCTCCGACCCCGCGCTGGCGATGCGGCTGAGCCTGGCCGCCTGGCGGGTCGCCGAGACCACCGAGACCCGGTCGGCGCTGCTGGCGGCGTCCGTCCAGGCCGAGTCCGACGCCTACGACGTACCGGACGAGGCGGGCCCCTGGACCTCCCACCCCGCCTCTCCGGTCCGGCTGAGCGCGGACGGCCGGATCGCGGTCACCGTCGACGTGGACTCCCTGCGCGCCTGGGACGTCACGAAGAAGACGGCCGTCGGACCGGAGACGGCCCTCGACCCGCTGGCCCTGTTCCGCGGGATCTCCCCGGACGGCCGTACCGCCCTGGTGCAGGGGGGCCGGGCGGAGACGGAGCCCGCATCCGAAAGCGGGGCGCGACGGCTGGACCTGGTGTCCGGGACGGCGCTCGACGCCGTGCCCCACCCGGTGGGCGCTTCCATCGGCTGGACGGCCGCCGAACAGGTCGTCGCCGACCTGGACATGGACGGTGCCACCGGCCGCCTCTCGCTCCGGGACGCGCGAAGCGGCGGCACCCTGCTGGAGGTGCCGACCGGGCGGCATCCGATGTGGGCGCTCAGCCCGGACGGACGCCACCTGGCGGTGTGCGCCCGGGGAGGGGACGCGGTCGGCGCCTTCGCACGGGCCGACGTGCCCCTGAAGGTCTGGGACGTGGCCCGGCGCGCCGAGCTCCCGGCCTCCCGACCCGGAGCGTGCGGCGTGGACTCGTTCCGCTTCACCGGCGACGGCGCCGTCCTCGCGGCCCAGGAGCCAGGCGGCGTGAGCCTGTGGGACCCGGTCACGGGCCGGGAACCGGCCGGGATCAACCACCCCGGCCTGACCGAGATGACCACCAGCCCCGACGGCCGGTTCGCCGCGGCCGTCGACGGCCGGGAGATCCTGATGTGGCGACTCTCCGCGCCCGAACGGCCGGTCTTCCGGTACTCCCTCACCAACGGGGCCGCCTCCCAGCTCCGGATCGACCCGAAGGACGGCGTCATCAGGTACCTCACCGAACGCCGGCTCGGGGACACCGTGGTGCGCACGATCTCCTACGGAACGGCCGCGACGGCGGACTGGAACCCCGAACCGGCATCGACGGGCACCTTCAGCGCGGATGCCACGACCGTCGCGGTCGACCGCCGGCAGGGGGACAGCACCTGGTTCGAGGCCTACGCCGTCGCCGACGGCCGGCGCACGGCCAGCACCCCGCCGGCCGACTGCCCGAAAGCCGTACCGGAACCCACCGGAACTCCCGCGCGACACGACTGCCGCGTCCTCCTCGCGCTCAGCCCCGACGGACGCACCCTCGCCCACGCCCGAACCGACTTCGCCGAAGGCTCCGACGCGGGGGAGGGGCAGAAGGAGACCGCGACGCGCTCCCAGGAGCCGACCCTCTGGGACGTGCCGGCGAACACGGCCCGCCCCCTCCCCACGGACCCGGAACCGCCCTTCGCCGCCCGGATGCCCATCACGGGCATGGCCGTCTCACCGGACGGCCGGTCCCTGCTCACGACGCGGGCGGGCGTCGACACCCTGGACGTCCGGGACGTGGCGAGCGGACAGCGGACCCGCCCCCAGGACCTCACGAAGGACCGGACCTCCCCCGTGGCGAAGCCGCGGAGCGACCGGTCCGCACGGGTCGCGGTCCGCCCCGACGGCCGACTGCTCGCGACCTCCTCGGACACCTTCGACGTCACCACCGGCCGGCGCACCGAACGGGGCCCCACCACGGAACAGGGCGGGGTGATGGCCTACAGCCCCGACAACACGCGCCTGGCCGTCGGTGACACGACGGGCGGGGTCACCCTGTGGGACGGCGAGGCCGAGCGACGCCTGGCCACCCTCCCGGCCGGCGCGGACGCGATCGGCCTCGACTCCGCGAAGGCCGTCACCGCCCTGGCCTTTTCCCCCGACGGCCACACCCTGGCCGTGGCGGGCGCCTCCGGCACGCTCCGGCTCTGGGACGTGAACTCGGGCCGGCCTCTGGGCCCACCGCTGCCGACCCCCGGCGACGGGATCGTGGCCGTCGCCTTCTCACCCGACGGCCGGACCCTGCACAGCGCGGGCGAACACAGCACCGTCCGCACCCACCAGGTGACCCCGGACCGCCTGGCGGAGTCCGTCTGCACCCGCTCCGGAACCGGGCTCTCCCGGTCCGACTGGCGCACCTACCTCCCGGATCTCCCCTACCGGAAGA
- a CDS encoding S8 family serine peptidase, with translation MFTRTHRPRQAAGALALATAVVALSTGLTGPAGAAPAASPTRTTTDAPVTVTLITGDRVTVNGSGAVVRFEPGRGRERVPVEIERADGRTLVLPADARALLAAGKLDRRLFDVTTLADPALRALHRGGLGLIVQYEGSAGAARAELRSAAGNGAGRVLQTVNAEAVKASPADATKVWEALTEPTARGLRATGAGIGKVWLDGVRKASLDKSTKQIGADRAWQAGFDGTGVKIAVLDTGVDKTHADLKSQVVGEKNFSDSPDATDRVGHGTHVASIAAGTGAASGGAMKGVAPGAKVISGKVLDDRGYGSDSAVIAGMEWAVAEGAAVVNLSLGSRDFPGVDPVEATVDRLSAEKGVLFAVAAGNNGAGESTVGSPGSADAALTVGAVDGKDALADFSSRGPRVGDGAVKPDLTAPGVGITAAAAKGSKLDTDPGAQHPVPGYLVLNGTSMATPHVAGAAALLKQKNPGWTGTELKGALTASTKDGAVGVQQQGTGRVQVDKALTQTVITEQPSVSLGTAQWPHADDKPLTKKIAYRNLGATAITLDLAVSGTDSHGKPAPAGFFALGATKVTVPAGGRAEVDLAADTRLGDVDGAFSAYVTATGGGQSVRTGAAAVREAEAYDVTITTVDRDGAPAREFSHSLFGIGGAADGIWTGVSNESASGTLRLPKGTYALHGAVYQDGSDLAKGVDWLVQPRLEVAGTTKVTVDARTAKPVDITVPGLATADFALPYYQQKVGEGHLGSGWVLPKGYTGFRSAHMGPAVTDGSLTQSWLATFIKDPATQYNVALGGVTKRLATGYTRHLKATQLAKLSVDMGAPAPGKSGYAYAAPTLPGMSQGDFYGANQPAPGTRTLMLSALDGATWRTGFWQLGAPDGDGNQGIEADLAALEPKRYAAGSSHRETFNTGVFSPLLGAPGLGVFRSAPDPETGKQTITGAVPLFGDGAGHAGSSALTKTATTLYRNGIKVAENEDPLSGWEPFTVDGADAEYRLATSVERSPDVSAVSTRIDTSFTFRSRQVAAQTSLPVSTVRFRAPLDTASRAPAGKVTRIPVTVQGAASGKNLKSLTVSVSLDGGTTWKKVKVTDGAISVRNPAKDQGISFRAQVTDKQGNVSEVTIVNAYLGK, from the coding sequence TTGTTCACACGGACCCACAGGCCTCGACAAGCCGCGGGGGCCCTCGCCCTCGCCACCGCCGTCGTCGCCCTCAGCACGGGGCTGACCGGCCCCGCGGGGGCGGCACCCGCCGCCTCCCCCACCAGGACCACCACGGACGCCCCCGTCACCGTCACGCTGATCACCGGTGACCGGGTGACCGTGAACGGCAGTGGCGCCGTCGTGCGCTTCGAGCCCGGCCGGGGCCGTGAGCGCGTACCGGTCGAGATCGAACGCGCCGATGGCCGCACCCTGGTCCTGCCCGCCGACGCCCGGGCCCTGCTGGCCGCCGGCAAGCTGGACCGGCGCCTCTTCGACGTCACCACGCTCGCCGACCCGGCCCTGCGCGCACTGCACCGCGGCGGACTCGGCCTGATCGTCCAGTACGAGGGCTCCGCCGGGGCGGCGCGCGCGGAACTGCGGTCCGCCGCCGGCAACGGTGCCGGGCGCGTCCTCCAGACCGTCAACGCCGAAGCCGTCAAGGCATCTCCCGCTGACGCCACGAAGGTCTGGGAGGCCTTGACGGAGCCCACCGCGCGCGGCCTCCGCGCCACCGGTGCCGGCATCGGCAAGGTCTGGCTGGACGGCGTGCGCAAGGCGAGCCTGGACAAGAGCACGAAGCAGATCGGCGCCGACCGGGCCTGGCAGGCCGGGTTCGACGGCACGGGCGTGAAGATCGCCGTCCTGGACACCGGTGTCGACAAGACCCACGCGGACCTGAAGAGCCAGGTCGTCGGGGAGAAGAACTTCTCCGACTCCCCCGACGCCACCGACCGCGTCGGCCACGGCACCCACGTGGCCTCCATCGCGGCCGGGACCGGGGCCGCGTCCGGCGGGGCGATGAAGGGCGTCGCACCCGGCGCCAAGGTGATCAGCGGCAAGGTCCTCGACGACCGGGGCTACGGCTCCGATTCCGCGGTCATCGCGGGCATGGAGTGGGCCGTCGCCGAGGGTGCGGCCGTCGTCAACCTCAGCCTCGGAAGCCGCGACTTCCCCGGCGTGGACCCGGTCGAGGCGACCGTGGACCGGCTGTCGGCGGAGAAGGGCGTCCTGTTCGCCGTCGCCGCGGGCAACAACGGTGCCGGCGAGTCCACGGTCGGCTCGCCCGGCAGCGCCGACGCCGCCCTGACCGTCGGCGCCGTCGACGGCAAGGACGCCCTCGCGGACTTCTCCAGCAGGGGCCCGCGCGTCGGCGACGGCGCGGTCAAGCCCGACCTCACCGCGCCCGGCGTGGGCATCACCGCCGCGGCGGCCAAGGGGAGCAAGCTCGACACCGACCCCGGGGCCCAGCACCCCGTCCCCGGGTACCTGGTGCTCAACGGCACCTCCATGGCCACCCCGCACGTGGCCGGAGCGGCGGCGCTGCTGAAGCAGAAGAACCCGGGCTGGACCGGCACCGAGCTCAAGGGCGCGCTGACCGCGTCCACGAAGGACGGCGCGGTCGGCGTCCAGCAGCAGGGCACCGGCCGCGTGCAGGTGGACAAGGCCCTGACCCAAACGGTGATCACCGAGCAGCCGTCGGTCTCCCTCGGCACGGCCCAGTGGCCGCACGCCGACGACAAGCCCCTCACCAAGAAGATCGCCTACCGCAACCTCGGCGCCACCGCCATCACGCTCGACCTCGCGGTGAGCGGCACCGATTCCCACGGCAAGCCGGCCCCGGCCGGGTTCTTCGCGCTCGGCGCCACCAAGGTGACCGTGCCCGCAGGGGGCCGGGCCGAGGTCGACCTGGCGGCCGACACCCGGCTCGGCGACGTCGACGGCGCGTTCTCCGCCTACGTCACCGCCACCGGCGGCGGCCAGTCCGTCCGTACGGGCGCGGCGGCCGTCCGCGAGGCCGAGGCGTACGACGTCACCATCACGACCGTCGACCGCGACGGCGCCCCTGCCCGCGAGTTCTCCCACTCCCTGTTCGGCATCGGCGGCGCCGCCGACGGCATATGGACGGGGGTGAGCAACGAGTCCGCCTCCGGCACCCTGCGTCTGCCCAAGGGCACCTACGCCCTCCACGGCGCCGTGTACCAGGACGGCTCGGACCTCGCCAAGGGCGTCGACTGGCTGGTCCAGCCGCGGCTGGAGGTCGCCGGAACCACCAAGGTCACGGTCGACGCACGCACAGCGAAGCCGGTGGACATCACCGTTCCCGGTCTGGCCACGGCCGACTTCGCCCTGCCGTACTACCAGCAGAAGGTCGGCGAAGGCCACCTCGGCAGCGGATGGGTCCTGCCCAAGGGGTACACCGGGTTCCGCTCCGCCCACATGGGGCCGGCGGTGACCGACGGCTCGCTCACGCAGAGCTGGCTCGCTACCTTCATCAAGGACCCGGCCACCCAGTACAACGTCGCCCTCGGCGGCGTGACGAAGCGTCTCGCCACCGGGTACACGCGGCACCTGAAGGCGACCCAGCTGGCGAAGCTCTCCGTGGACATGGGCGCGCCCGCCCCCGGCAAGTCCGGCTACGCCTACGCCGCCCCCACCCTGCCCGGCATGTCCCAGGGCGACTTCTACGGGGCCAACCAGCCCGCTCCCGGCACCCGTACGCTCATGCTCTCCGCCCTCGACGGCGCCACCTGGCGCACCGGGTTCTGGCAGCTCGGCGCCCCCGACGGGGACGGCAACCAGGGCATCGAGGCGGACCTGGCCGCCCTGGAGCCGAAGCGCTACGCGGCCGGCTCCTCCCACCGCGAGACCTTCAACACCGGAGTCTTCTCACCGCTCCTGGGCGCCCCGGGCCTGGGCGTGTTCCGCAGCGCACCCGACCCGGAGACGGGCAAGCAGACCATCACGGGCGCGGTGCCGCTGTTCGGCGACGGCGCCGGCCACGCGGGTTCCTCGGCGCTCACCAAGACCGCCACCACCCTGTACCGCAACGGCATCAAGGTCGCCGAGAACGAGGACCCGCTGAGCGGCTGGGAGCCCTTCACGGTCGACGGCGCCGACGCCGAATACCGGCTGGCCACCTCCGTGGAGCGGTCCCCGGACGTCTCCGCCGTCTCCACCCGCATCGACACGAGCTTCACCTTCCGCTCGCGTCAGGTCGCTGCCCAAACCTCGCTCCCGGTCTCGACGGTGCGCTTCCGGGCCCCGCTCGACACCGCCTCCCGCGCCCCGGCGGGCAAGGTCACCCGGATCCCCGTGACCGTGCAGGGAGCGGCCTCCGGGAAGAACCTCAAGTCGCTCACGGTCTCCGTGAGCCTCGACGGCGGCACGACCTGGAAGAAGGTCAAGGTCACCGACGGCGCGATCTCCGTCCGGAACCCCGCGAAGGACCAGGGCATCTCCTTCCGGGCCCAGGTCACCGACAAGCAGGGCAACGTCTCCGAGGTCACGATCGTCAACGCCTACCTGGGCAAGTGA